Sequence from the Sinorhizobium meliloti genome:
GAGCTTACAAAGCCGAGGCGATCTCCCAAAAAATGATAGAATGAAATACCAAGCTTTTGGCAGCTCTTCATCAGCCCGAGCATGACGTCGCGGGCAATCCGGCCGTTAAGGCTTATGGTGCCGCCGGAGATCTTTCGCCTGGTGACGAAGGAACGAATATCGTTCTCGGACGCGTTGGTGTGCAGTGGAATATACGGGTGTTCGAGCACCTTGAGCAGTTCAGCCTTTCGTCGATGGAGGCGCAAGAGCAGCTTGTCGAGCGCCGCATAGCCGGTACGTCGCGCGAATATTTTGTCGAACCTGCGCCGAAACCCGGTGATCAAATGCGGTGAAGGCCGTTGTTTCCAGACCTTCAGCGCCTTGTAAAAGCGCCAGACGAGATCGCGGGTCGTCGTGACCAGCCGTTCCTGTTTCGGCGTCGCCGGCATCAGTTTCTGCAGCAGGCGTTCCGCATGGATCCAGCACAGGGCGTGGTTGGCGACACGGAATTGACCCGCATCGTCCGAAACGATCACCGTGTTGCCGAGCAGGCCGTGATGGCGGATGGCGCCCCAGATCGCCGCCTCCGCAACAGGACGAAGAAGCTGTCGGTCGAGGATATCGATGTCCTTGCTGGCCAAATGCTCGAGGAACGCGACCTGATCGGTGAAACTGCAGGGGGTTCGGTCTTGAGCCTGGCCATGATCGCGTGCTCGACGCCCTGCGCCTTCAGCCAGTTCATCGCCTCGTCATTGAGAACATAGTCCTGATGACCCGCCCGCAGGACGGACAGGAAATTAAGCCGCGACTTCGACAGGCTGGTTCGAAAGGTCGAAAAGCGCTCGCCGCCAATCTGGGAGGTGAAGGCATTGCGCCGATTGTGCCGCGCACCGGTATCGTCGACCGTGATGAACGGCGCCGAGACCAGCCCAGCATGGAGAACCGCACTGTCTTCCTCGACGAACTGCTCAAGGTCGGTGGTGAGTAGCCGGACGACCTGCCACTTCGAGATCTCGACGCCGATGCTGTTGAGGATCGCGGTCAGGCGCGGCGTCGTGATCTGCCCCTGGGCATGCAGCGCCAGGCAGGCGCGGCGCAGGTTCCGACCAAAGCCGCTGGAGACCCCTTCTGGCAAAGGCGCGATGATCACCTTGCCCTCTGGTGTCAGCCAACGTTCGCGTCGGTAGTTCACAAGTTCGGCCGCAAGCACCAGATCGCGCACGAAAAAGCTCTTGTAGCCTTTGAACCGAGAGCCTTCCGGCGCGTCTGCCCTCAGTGTCACGGTGCGCGTGATCCGGTTCGTGTCACGCTTGGGACCGCGTGGCGATTTACCAGCCGCACGATCACCGTTACCGGGTTCTGTCGCCTTCTCCATACCCGACGGTCGAAACGGCGGACGCGGCGGCAGGTTCTTCAGGCGGGCAATCTCGTCGCGCAGCTGTTGGTTCTCAGCCTTGAGACGGGCTTTGTCGAGCCGAAGTTGGGCATTGTCTTCCCGCAAGGCTTCATTCTCGGATCGCAGCGTTGCGACCTCTGCCTTGAGCGCGTGCAGTTCCTCGACAAGGCCACCGACGAGGCGGCGCATCGCGAGCAGCGACAGCGTCTCAACATGCTCGACCGAGGGCAGCCGCTTCTTCATGGCTGGAGGGAATCATGATTTCCCCACTCGGCGGAATCAGGCCAACGCACTTTGGAGTCAAGCCCGAGCATTATGCACAACTAACTGAAGGTCGCGCTCTGTCAGCGCGTGCCACCCAATTTGCCCCACGTACCTCCGAGGGGATTTGCGGTCAGCACGACCTACCCAGTGGAAACGCGAGCTAGCGGCCAGTCTGCGGGCACGGCAAAATTTCCTAGTTTCCTGAGTTTCCGGAGCGGAGCCGCGCAGATGTCTCTGCCGCAGCTGCATCCGGGCTCCAAATGTCCAATTGGCTTCGGCGCCGGCTGCGATGATCATGATGGGGTAACGAACTCGTCGCGAAATGCGTCTAAGCGTGGAGCGATCTTCGGAGCTCATCGCTGCGACCCCGCAGGGATGCGTGTGCCAATCCCCTAGACTATAGACTAGGATAGTCGAGGTCGCCCTGGGTTTTCCTGAAAGCTTCACTGATCTGTCCGACTTGCCAGGAATGGTCTAGGATGAACGCGTGGCGGTCGTGAAGCGCCCTATGGCCAGCACCCAGCACATCAACGACAAATCGGTCCGCGCCATCCCTCCAGCCGAGGGGGACGCCGCCGGTTTCAGGGGAAAGAACGCGGTGGCCTGGGCAATCATTGATGCGACCGCGTCTTGTCCGAGCCAGATCGTCACCCGTGTGACGCTCCGCAATAACGGGGAATGCGGCTCCACCGTCTCGGAACGCCATTGCAAAGCCAGCGGTCGCAGTCGCTTTGTCTCTAGTAAGGCTTAGGGGTAACGTTGCGCATGGCAAAGAGTTCTCGGCTCGACGGAAAGAAGGATGATCCGAGGGGTTTCAACCCGCTTTGACTTGAAGTCGCTCCGGCGCATCACTGGCGAGGGGGAGGATCGGGCTGAACGGCTCCGCCGACGATAACTTCCGCGCCAAACGGACTTGCGGTGGAACACATGGGCGTTGACACAAAATCACGGACGCCTTCGACTCGACAGACGCGAGGCGTCGGTCCTTGCAGTGCGCCCTCCTTGCATGCGCGGCAAAGACGCGTGAATGCGGCCTCCAATTGCAGCGAGTAATCCAACGCGGTCGCGCCACCCCATCCATGACCCGGTACCGATTCCGATGGGATCGTGAGATTGCCGCCGATCACGTTAGTCAGATACTTCATGCGCAGATCGTCCCGTACAGTTTTGTCGCTAAGCGTGGTGAGGTTGTATTTGGAGGCGCTGGGCACGATGCCGAGCACCTTGGATCGCGGCCATTGCGCCAACGCGTGACATGACATGCACGAAGAGCGCAGATTATCGGCCGGACCGTTCAGCCGCCCCTGAAATCCCGGCCAGGGACGTTCACTCCAAGTCTGATTGGAGCCACGCCAGACGACCCCGGCAAGATCCTGGTTCAGTTGCGTCTCTGCGAGCGCGGCGAACGCGTCACGAGATTGGGCGGCAGCCTCCGGGTCATTACCCCACATCAATCCAACTGGAACAAGGTTCTGAAACAAGCCATCGCCCACCTTTGGGCCTTTCCATACGAAGGTTCCAAAGACCCATTTGGTCGCCGATCGCGGATCCTTAACTGCAATATCGACCTGAAGAAGACGAAGCTTTTGCTCTCCTCGTCCACCACCCGTCGCCTTGTCGATAAATGCGAGGACCTCGGGAGCGCCATCCAAATATGGAACCTGCTCCTTCGTCGCATTCGTGAACAGGAGTTTGAACGAAGCAGTCTGATCAGGGAAGGTCCAGTTAGCGGTTGGAATGAATGGATCGCAGGGTTGAGCGAAGACCTGCGAGAGGGCGTACGCGCCTTCCTGGTTGTAGAATCCCACAGCCCATACCTGCAAACCGCCGGGAGATCCGGGGGCCAAATCTCCTGAATCGGGCCCGCGCTCCTTGGTGAGTCCGAGATTTCGTTCACGTCCGTTCAGAGTGTAATCCATCCATGGTGAAATCCACCATTGAGCGTCGCTTTGCATCCGAATCATATTGTCCTCGATCACGAGGTCGCTAATCTTCACCTCACTCAGAACAGCAGCCATGTAAGTTCGCCAGTCGCCGAGTTCTGTATCAGACCAGGCATGGCTGATATTCGGTGGCAGCGACGTTGGTAGATCCGTACGCCACGGAACATCGATCCGCTTGGTTTGGGGGTTGTAGGCCGTGCTTCGATCCGTCGCCATCCGGGCACAGAACGAAAGCGGCTTTGCATGCCCCGTCGCCAGATTCATGGTCCCTACCGTCGCAAAGATTATCGCGGTACCTAAGCAGCAGGCACTGATGCTGAAGCGCATTTTTCTCTCCGAGACGATTAGAGGAGATTTGCCCAAATCATGAGAATGACCCTGCGTGCGCGAGGGCGTTTTCCGATGAACACCGTCGTGTCCAGAATCCTGTCTTAAACCGATCGCGCCCCGCGCGGTACGAGCTGAGACGCTGAGCCAGGTAGCGTTGATAGGAAGCCCGTGATTTTTGTTCGAGGAGCGCTAGCTTATCCGGACGTGTGTCGAGCGCTATCGAGATTTCTTCTGCCATGCGGATAGCTGACCAAAGTCCGCGCCCTGCAAGCGGATCAAAGCTCGCCTGGGCATCGCCCAGTCTGAGGGAGGTGGGATCAACTTTCAGGGGCAACCAACGACAAGGAATGGGGATCGCTTGGAACGCGATAGGCTGCGACAACTTGGTGACCAAGCTTGCAACACGGTCTGTGGCGTCTAGGACTCTCGAGACAATGGCGCGTGGCGTTTCACCAGCCAGCGATTCCGCGTCAGTGATCACACCTAAGCACGCAAGGTTGTCAGGGCCGACTATCCCATAGGCCCATCCGTCCGCGGCAGCTTCAATTAGCAAGCGTGTGTCGAGCGAGTCGTCGACACCATCTATCCTGCCAAACGTGACGAGCGCGATAAGTCTGTCATTATAGCCGGTCGCGGACCGCAGACCTGACCGACTGTTGACGCACCCCGACGCCAGAATTCGCCAGCTGACTTCATGCTGTGCTGCCGAGGCGAGCGTCCCAGTGTTTTCCGACAAGACTGGCTGCTCGTTGTCCGAAGCAAATGTGACGCCCGCCTTCGCGACGTGGTCCCGAAGCAGAACTTCAAAGCTGGCGCGATCGACCGCCCATGCGGAGCCGAATGGTCCAGTCAGGTAATCATGGCAGTGGGCGTCGTCGGTATCCCACCGACACCAACTTCCTGGACATGGCCTAGCAACAGTGTGGATTTCGTGGGGGGAAAGTCCGAGCCTGAGCAAAACCGAGAGGGCAGAAGCTCCAAGGACATCGATACGGGACTGGCGGGATTGGCGTCT
This genomic interval carries:
- a CDS encoding FAD-dependent monooxygenase — encoded protein: MNIAAHATSKADIVGDGPAALVAAMALAQRGWGVRLINPSRRQSRQSRIDVLGASALSVLLRLGLSPHEIHTVARPCPGSWCRWDTDDAHCHDYLTGPFGSAWAVDRASFEVLLRDHVAKAGVTFASDNEQPVLSENTGTLASAAQHEVSWRILASGCVNSRSGLRSATGYNDRLIALVTFGRIDGVDDSLDTRLLIEAAADGWAYGIVGPDNLACLGVITDAESLAGETPRAIVSRVLDATDRVASLVTKLSQPIAFQAIPIPCRWLPLKVDPTSLRLGDAQASFDPLAGRGLWSAIRMAEEISIALDTRPDKLALLEQKSRASYQRYLAQRLSSYRAGRDRFKTGFWTRRCSSENALAHAGSFS